In Ectothiorhodospiraceae bacterium 2226, a single window of DNA contains:
- a CDS encoding class I SAM-dependent methyltransferase: MQQRREADPRLALVERFFAGTGPSYDFMVNAATFGIDRLWKRRIVDAIPPHALSIVDLACGTGISTLAIAKRFPRSRIVGVELREEYLQHARRKVQNEGLEHVELVLSRAEDFLPAERFDCISSSYLAKYAELPTLVANAHSLLNEDGVFIAHDFTYPAKPALVRIWRAYFAVMQRVSPVLFPSWNEIYYGLPELIERTKWLQELPPLLEEHGFRNIEVTHLTAYGSALVRAERA, encoded by the coding sequence ATGCAGCAACGCCGCGAAGCGGACCCGCGGCTCGCCCTGGTGGAACGGTTCTTCGCCGGCACCGGGCCGAGCTACGACTTCATGGTCAACGCCGCGACCTTCGGCATCGACCGGCTCTGGAAACGGCGCATCGTGGATGCGATCCCGCCCCATGCGCTCAGTATCGTCGACCTCGCCTGCGGCACCGGCATCTCCACGCTCGCCATCGCCAAACGCTTCCCGCGCAGCCGCATCGTGGGCGTGGAGCTGCGCGAGGAGTACCTGCAGCATGCGCGCCGCAAGGTACAGAACGAAGGTCTGGAGCATGTGGAGCTGGTGCTATCGCGCGCCGAGGATTTCCTGCCGGCGGAGCGCTTCGACTGCATCAGCTCCTCCTACCTGGCCAAGTACGCCGAACTGCCCACCCTGGTCGCCAACGCGCACAGCCTGCTGAACGAGGACGGGGTGTTCATCGCGCACGACTTCACCTACCCCGCCAAGCCGGCGCTGGTGCGCATCTGGCGCGCCTACTTCGCGGTGATGCAGCGCGTGAGTCCGGTACTGTTCCCCTCTTGGAACGAGATCTATTACGGACTGCCGGAGCTGATCGAACGCACGAAGTGGCTGCAGGAACTGCCGCCGCTGCTCGAAGAGCATGGCTTCCGCAATATCGAGGTCACGCACCTGACCGCCTACGGCTCGGCGCTCGTGCGCGCGGAACGGGCTTGA
- a CDS encoding DUF2007 domain-containing protein: MRRVYRAANLQEAYLILHRLQHAGIPARIFNEHLAGGLGDLPFTHVYPEIWVEDARDAERALSAVREYEAAARAAADTLNCPRCGEENPRTFELCWQCAAPLEPPPEG, from the coding sequence ATGCGACGCGTCTACCGCGCGGCCAACCTGCAAGAAGCCTATCTCATCCTCCACCGTCTGCAACATGCGGGTATTCCGGCGCGCATATTCAACGAGCATTTGGCGGGCGGCTTGGGCGATTTGCCGTTCACACATGTTTACCCCGAGATCTGGGTGGAGGACGCGCGCGATGCCGAGCGCGCGTTGTCGGCCGTACGGGAATACGAGGCGGCGGCGCGGGCCGCGGCCGACACGCTGAACTGTCCGCGCTGTGGTGAGGAGAACCCGCGTACGTTTGAGCTGTGCTGGCAATGCGCCGCGCCGCTGGAGCCTCCGCCGGAAGGCTAG